The Henckelia pumila isolate YLH828 unplaced genomic scaffold, ASM3356847v2 CTG_461:::fragment_3, whole genome shotgun sequence genome window below encodes:
- the LOC140872131 gene encoding early nodulin-like protein 13, with the protein MAAGCFSRLTKISSLVLLLLLSFVLIMGFSEATEYLVGGENDAWRMPSPEPDYLNRWSEKSSFLIGDSLVFVYDGSKDSVLLVTKEAYLACNKSSPLKKYVGGNTTVELERSGPYFFTSGMEGRCVTGQKVIVVVMRGRDGNLLPAYSSFPPGDAIDDTTWDLIPTPGGGGILLSGGLAVGLVVAALVGSFLVIV; encoded by the exons ATGGCAGCTGGTTGTTTTTCAAGATTAACCAAGATTTCTTCACtagtgttgttgttgttgttgtcttTTGTGTTAATCATGGGCTTCTCCGAAGCTACAGAGTATCTAGTCGGAGGGGAAAACGATGCATGGAGAATGCCTTCTCCGGAACCTGATTATCTCAATCGCTGGTCCGAGAAATCAAGTTTCCTCATCGGCGATTCTCTGG TGTTTGTATACGACGGGTCGAAAGATTCGGTTTTGCTGGTGACGAAGGAAGCCTACCTGGCATGCAACAAGTCGAGTCCTCTGAAAAAGTACGTCGGCGGAAACACGACGGTGGAGCTGGAGAGATCGGGGCCGTACTTCTTCACCAGCGGGATGGAGGGAAGATGCGTGACTGGGCAGAAGGTTATTGTGGTGGTCATGCGCGGCAGGGACGGCAATCTTCTCCCTGCTTACTCCTCTTTTCCGCCGGGGGATGCTATAGACGACACCACCTGGGACTTAATTCCGACTCCTGGTGGTGGTGGGATATTGTTAAGCGGCGGACTTGCGGTGGGTCTCGTGGTGGCGGCGCTGGTGGGCTCTTTTCTAGTTATAGTGTGA
- the LOC140871380 gene encoding probable monogalactosyldiacylglycerol synthase, chloroplastic yields the protein MQSSAVTQEPTNPFGFVSQLGSFVFNHSRLNPNGNPVVLSSYLYFDSKQKPKAVASLSLSSRGVSFGIRRALNDFNRVIKFHCERVPLGFASVGLDSGENNGFKDDGNGVLEESEEGPYNNAASNTPKKVLILMSDTGGGHRASAEAIRAAFSEEFGDEYQVSITDLWTDHTPWPFNQLPKTYNFLVKHGSLWRLTYYFTAPRLIHQSNFAATGTFIAREVAKGLMKYKPDIIISVHPLMQHVPLRVLKTKGLLKKIVFTTVITDLSTCHPTWFHKLVTRCYCPSEEVAKRARRAGLQSSQIKVYGLPVRPSFVKPVRPKDELRKEIGLDEDLPTVLLMGGGEGMGPIESTARALGDALYDEVNGEAIGQVLVICGRNKKLANKLQSIEWKINVQVKGFVTKMEEYMGACDCIITKAGPGTIAEAIIRGLPIILNGYIAGQEAGNVPYVVENGCGKFSKCPREIANIVSRWFGPKRDELRAMSQNALKLARPDAVFKIVHDLHELVRQNNRVPLYCNT from the exons ATGCAATCTTCTGCTGTTACACAAGAACCCACAAATCCGTTTGGTTTTGTATCTCAATTGGGTTCGTTTGTATTCAACCATTCCAGGTTGAATCCTAATGGGAACCCCGTTGTTTTGTCGAGTTACTTGTACTTTGATTCCAAGCAGAAGCCTAAGGCCGTGGCTTCATTAAGTTTAAGCTCTAGAGGTGTTAGTTTCGGAATCAGGAGAGCATTGAATGACTTCAATAGAGTTATTAAATTTCACTGTGAACGAGTCCCACTTGGTTTTGCTTCTGTTGGGCTTGATTCCGGGGAAAACAACGGGTTCAAGGATGATGGGAATGGGGTTCTGGAGGAGTCTGAAGAAGGGCCGTACAATAATGCCGCGTCTAATACTCCAAAGAAagttttgattttgatgagtGATACCGGCGGGGGTCATCGAGCTTCTGCAGAGGCTATAAGGGCTGCCTTTAGTGAAGAATTTGGAGATGAGTATCAG GTGTCTATCACTGATTTGTGGACGGATCACACCCCATGGCCTTTTAATCAGTTGCCAAAGACTTACAACTTTCTCGTGAAACATGGTTCATTGTGGAGATTGACATATTATTTCACCGCTCCTCGTCTTATTCATCAGTCCAATTTTGCTGCAACCGGAACTTTTATAGCCCG AGAGGTTGCTAAAGGACTGATGAAATACAAACCAGATATTATTATCAGCGTTCATCCTTTAATGCAACATGTCCCCCTTCGTGTTTTGAAAACAAAGGGCCTCTTAAAGAAGATCGTTTTTACCACCGTAATCACGGATTTGAGCACTTGTCATCCAACATG GTTTCACAAGCTTGTGACAAGATGCTATTGCCCGTCGGAAGAGGTAGCAAAACGAGCACGAAGAGCTGGTCTCCAGTCTTCTCAAATTAAGGTTTACGGCCTTCCTGTACGGCCCTCATTTGTAAAGCCTGTTCGCCCGAAG GATGAATTGAGGAAGGAGATTGGATTGGATGAGGACCTTCCTACCGTCTTGCTGATGGGTGGCGGTGAAGGAATGGGTCCCATTGAGTCAACGGCTCGTGCTCTCGGGGATGCATTATATGATGAAGTTAACGGCGAAGCAATAGGCCAGGTTCTTGTGATTTGTGGCCGAAATAAAAAACTTGCAAACAAGTTGCAATCCATTGAGTGGAAGATCAATGTCCAG GTGAAGGGTTTTGTCACCAAAATGGAGGAGTACATGGGTGCCTGCGATTGCATTATAACTAAG GCTGGCCCTGGAACAATCGCGGAGGCTATCATTCGTGGACTTCCAATAATCCTAAATGGTTACATTGCTGGACAG GAAGCTGGGAATGTCCCCTACGTTGTTGAAAATGGATGCGGGAAATTCTCAAAGTGTCCGAGGGAGATAGCCAACATCGTTTCTCGATGGTTTGGTCCGAAAAGAGATGAACTCAGAGCCATGTCTCAAAATGCACTGAAGCTTGCCAGACCAGACGCCGTTTTCAAGATTGTTCACGATCTTCACGAATTGGTTAGACAAAACAACAGGGTACCCTTGTATTGTAATACTTGA